A window of Pan paniscus chromosome 16, NHGRI_mPanPan1-v2.0_pri, whole genome shotgun sequence genomic DNA:
AAAAATATTTGCCTTATTTCAAGGTTAATTTGCAGCACCTCCCCCTAAAACAATTAACTTATTTACCCACTGAATAAAACGTGTTGAATCTCTGCATTAAAAACAGCATCTGCTACACGTAACGGAGGAACACAATGGGACTATGAACTCTTCTAGTTCATTTAGTGCATAAAACTATTATATagctattatttttctcattttacagataaattgaGATTCAGAGAGCTTAAAACCTACCCCCACAACCACCATGCTGACAAGTTAGCATGAGCCGTAATTCAAATTCAGTTTGCCAGACAGCCCCAAGACCCATACCCTTTTCCCTATACCTAACTCCCTAAGAGGTAGATCTTATGTCCTGCTCTTCTTATGTTCTATGTGGGCCACACTCACCATACACGTTATATTTCCCCATACAATAGAGTCAGACTAGAGGACTATCTTTTGAACCAGGAACTGCTCTCCTAGGAATGATttggaaaaaagataaagaaaagttatatttaaaaagtggCAGCTCCAGACcaaggagaataaaaaataaaaacattaaagaatAACAAGTAAAATTCTCCACATCACGGACTAAAACCATTTTACAGGTCAAGAAACATCTGCATACAAACTAAGGAACCTATGTAAATTCATATACTAGTTATGGTGGGGCCAGGATCTCAACCCAGACAGTCCGATTCCCAAACAGGCATGGTTAATGGTTACGCTATTATTTTATAAGCCTTTTTGAGATCCACagtgagaaatatatttcacCTCATGATCCTGATTTTGTTTCACACAAAAGTGAAACAACTTCTACAAAACAGCATTGACCTTAATAGGTAGCAAAAACTTTAAGATGTTGACTTCCAGTCATGAAATTCTCTCATGGCCCAcgatttaaaaaacacacaatgcTTAAGTGcttcaaaaatacagtatttattgTAATAACTACagtagcaagaagaaaaaaacgaAGTGGAACTACGTGTTTAGCAGCAGAGCTGAATAATTATGAATATAAACAATTGCTATTTGGAGAAAATACATTACACTCATTGCTTGGAACCACGAATAATACTTATATATGtaggaaatatagaaaaataaaataggttaaCACAATAAGGATATAGgcaattatgtttttttaattttataaaaacttttatttttccttacaaACCGGGGTAGTTAGGAGGCCTGATAAtagctacttttttattttcttggcacCAAAGCAACTTACTTATGCGTTCCTTCTTGCATTATCTGTTCTAGATCATAGTCAAGTTTTCCAATTCGTTTTACTAAGCTAGCAAAATTTTTTATACCAAAAAgagtaaaatcaaaacaaatgctCCTTTGTTTATAGATGAAAATCTGGAGTAAAATAacacaacattaaaaaaacaaaactttgcaAACACATCCTAAAGCTACACACATTGAAGCGTTTACAGCAATATGCTCCCTGGGTTCGTTCTCCCTTCCCCCAATCCTCTGCACTGTGCCTTTGGGTCTCAGACCCTTGTCTCGGGGGTCCCTCTGAATCCACCTTTCAAGAGGATGGAGCTGGGCCACTAGGCTGAGGTCTGGCCCTGTTCTCCTCATCTGCCAAAGCCTCACAGTACTGCGCTGGCCAGTCCTTGGGGTCTTGATTATGGACCTTGGCCACAAACTTAAGAACTTTCATCTTGCTGGTTTCCAGGTTGGTTCGCGGGCCCCACTGGAATTCGTAGTCGACGGGGTCGGTGTGGGGTATCCGCCGGTATTCCAGGTAACGCTGTCGCACAAAGTCCTCAGTAATGAGTTTCTTTGGATCTCCGAAAATTAAATGCTTCTTGGTGGGGTAGACCCCTAAGCGCCGCAGAAAGTCCCAGACTTCAGTTTCCTTGATGGTGTTGCCCTTCATAAAGATGAGCCCTAAGACGATCATCAGGAGGCCCGTAGTGGGCGTGCCTTGGTCACCCCTCATCTCGGCATCCTCCTCCACAGGCTCCAGGGTGTTGATGAGGATATAAGTGTTGCTCTTGGGTTCAAGTTCCACCAGCTTATACCCGAAGACGTACTGGAGGCGCTCGGCGGCCCGTTTGAAGAGGTCGGGGAAGATGTCCTTGTAGTCCCCGATGACGTGCTTCAGTATGTCGGCCCGCTTGATCGGAATCTTCTTCTGGTCTTTAATCAACAAGAACTGCACCAGCTCGGACACTTTCAGCTCCAGCTGCTTCTGGCTCCTGGGCCCCACGGCGGGGGCGGCCTGGGCCCGGCGGGCGCCCTGAGGCGAGGGGCCCTGCGACCCCTGCGAGCCGCCCGGCCCGCGGGACGTGCTCGGGGCCTCCTCGGCAAAGCCGTCTCTGAGAACCCGGGCGTCTTCGCCGGCCCGCGAAGCCCCGGGGTTTCCGCCATGGCTCCAGTCTCTGTCCCTCTCGGCCTGGCCGCTAGAGCGGCCCCGGTTCCTCGGTTTTTGCAACATGTCCGCAGCGGCAAGTGCCGG
This region includes:
- the NSMCE3 gene encoding non-structural maintenance of chromosomes element 3 homolog; translation: MLQKPRNRGRSSGQAERDRDWSHGGNPGASRAGEDARVLRDGFAEEAPSTSRGPGGSQGSQGPSPQGARRAQAAPAVGPRSQKQLELKVSELVQFLLIKDQKKIPIKRADILKHVIGDYKDIFPDLFKRAAERLQYVFGYKLVELEPKSNTYILINTLEPVEEDAEMRGDQGTPTTGLLMIVLGLIFMKGNTIKETEVWDFLRRLGVYPTKKHLIFGDPKKLITEDFVRQRYLEYRRIPHTDPVDYEFQWGPRTNLETSKMKVLKFVAKVHNQDPKDWPAQYCEALADEENRARPQPSGPAPSS